A region from the Oncorhynchus keta strain PuntledgeMale-10-30-2019 chromosome 5, Oket_V2, whole genome shotgun sequence genome encodes:
- the LOC118376996 gene encoding uncharacterized protein LOC118376996 isoform X2: MCRSIVSPAPIAQVLQHFFSILSYRFSLLPSLMPLFAAKLRHPLVSSGWLWSTKLSSMQETDPVASILPQDCEEIEAVLRSSLPSLCCRVCEWPSLLCESPGPQCDPAGPRATHYCLLTLLHLALRHGDRLLPDSTVFSCVVTAVLGAGAGRLGPASLCAQVCPLPAVCHTGQEPRPGLGSSKLHQQGPVLQPQFRLPLHPPPSTPTLPLPLPRAGRALWAPGPGAVVVPPC, translated from the exons ATGTGTAGAAGCATTGTGAGCCCCGCCCCCATAGCCCAGGTGCTCCAGCACTTCTTCTCCATCCTGTCGTACCGGTtctcccttctaccctccctcATGCCCCTCTTCGCTGCCAAACTGAGG CACCCTCTGGTTTCTTCAGGCTGGCTCTGGAGCACAAAGCTGTCCTCTATGCAGGAAACAG ACCCTGTAGCCAGCATCCTCCCACAAG ACTGTGAGGAGATAGAGGCTGTGTTGAGGTCCagcctgccctctctgtgttgtCGTGTGTGTGAGTGGCCCTCTCTGCTGTGTGAGTCCCCAGGGCCCCAATGTGACCCTGCCGGCCCCAGGGCCACTCACTACTGTCTGCTCACTTTGCTGCACCTGGCCCTGCGGCATGGAGACAG gctGCTCCCTGACTCCACGGTGTTCTCCTGTGTGGTGACTGCTGTGCTCGGTGCAGGAGCAGGGAGACTCGGCCCTGCCTCCCTGTGTGCTCAGGTCTGCCCTCTACCTGCTGTCTGTCACACAGGACAAGAGCCCCGACCTGGACTGG GCTCCTCTAAACTGCATCAGCAAGGCCCTGTCCTCCAGCCCCAGTTTCGCCTCCCTCTACACCCACCACCCTCCACTCCTACACTTCCTCTTCCGCTACCCAGAGCTGGCCGAGCACTTTGGGCCCCGGGTCCTGGAGCTGTGGTTGTCCCACCGTGCTGA
- the LOC118376996 gene encoding uncharacterized protein LOC118376996 isoform X3, whose translation MCRSIVSPAPIAQVLQHFFSILSYRFSLLPSLMPLFAAKLRHPLVSSGWLWSTKLSSMQETDCEEIEAVLRSSLPSLCCRVCEWPSLLCESPGPQCDPAGPRATHYCLLTLLHLALRHGDRLLPDSTVFSCVVTAVLGAGAGRLGPASLCAQVCPLPAVCHTGQEPRPGLGSSKLHQQGPVLQPQFRLPLHPPPSTPTLPLPLPRAGRALWAPGPGAVVVPPC comes from the exons ATGTGTAGAAGCATTGTGAGCCCCGCCCCCATAGCCCAGGTGCTCCAGCACTTCTTCTCCATCCTGTCGTACCGGTtctcccttctaccctccctcATGCCCCTCTTCGCTGCCAAACTGAGG CACCCTCTGGTTTCTTCAGGCTGGCTCTGGAGCACAAAGCTGTCCTCTATGCAGGAAACAG ACTGTGAGGAGATAGAGGCTGTGTTGAGGTCCagcctgccctctctgtgttgtCGTGTGTGTGAGTGGCCCTCTCTGCTGTGTGAGTCCCCAGGGCCCCAATGTGACCCTGCCGGCCCCAGGGCCACTCACTACTGTCTGCTCACTTTGCTGCACCTGGCCCTGCGGCATGGAGACAG gctGCTCCCTGACTCCACGGTGTTCTCCTGTGTGGTGACTGCTGTGCTCGGTGCAGGAGCAGGGAGACTCGGCCCTGCCTCCCTGTGTGCTCAGGTCTGCCCTCTACCTGCTGTCTGTCACACAGGACAAGAGCCCCGACCTGGACTGG GCTCCTCTAAACTGCATCAGCAAGGCCCTGTCCTCCAGCCCCAGTTTCGCCTCCCTCTACACCCACCACCCTCCACTCCTACACTTCCTCTTCCGCTACCCAGAGCTGGCCGAGCACTTTGGGCCCCGGGTCCTGGAGCTGTGGTTGTCCCACCGTGCTGA
- the LOC118376996 gene encoding meiosis inhibitor protein 1-like isoform X1, whose protein sequence is MCRSIVSPAPIAQVLQHFFSILSYRFSLLPSLMPLFAAKLRHPLVSSGWLWSTKLSSMQETVSLSLSVSLSLSLCSLDCEEIEAVLRSSLPSLCCRVCEWPSLLCESPGPQCDPAGPRATHYCLLTLLHLALRHGDRLLPDSTVFSCVVTAVLGAGAGRLGPASLCAQVCPLPAVCHTGQEPRPGLGSSKLHQQGPVLQPQFRLPLHPPPSTPTLPLPLPRAGRALWAPGPGAVVVPPC, encoded by the exons ATGTGTAGAAGCATTGTGAGCCCCGCCCCCATAGCCCAGGTGCTCCAGCACTTCTTCTCCATCCTGTCGTACCGGTtctcccttctaccctccctcATGCCCCTCTTCGCTGCCAAACTGAGG CACCCTCTGGTTTCTTCAGGCTGGCTCTGGAGCACAAAGCTGTCCTCTATGCAGGAAACAG tgtctctatcgctctctgtctctctctctctctctctctgttccctagACTGTGAGGAGATAGAGGCTGTGTTGAGGTCCagcctgccctctctgtgttgtCGTGTGTGTGAGTGGCCCTCTCTGCTGTGTGAGTCCCCAGGGCCCCAATGTGACCCTGCCGGCCCCAGGGCCACTCACTACTGTCTGCTCACTTTGCTGCACCTGGCCCTGCGGCATGGAGACAG gctGCTCCCTGACTCCACGGTGTTCTCCTGTGTGGTGACTGCTGTGCTCGGTGCAGGAGCAGGGAGACTCGGCCCTGCCTCCCTGTGTGCTCAGGTCTGCCCTCTACCTGCTGTCTGTCACACAGGACAAGAGCCCCGACCTGGACTGG GCTCCTCTAAACTGCATCAGCAAGGCCCTGTCCTCCAGCCCCAGTTTCGCCTCCCTCTACACCCACCACCCTCCACTCCTACACTTCCTCTTCCGCTACCCAGAGCTGGCCGAGCACTTTGGGCCCCGGGTCCTGGAGCTGTGGTTGTCCCACCGTGCTGA
- the LOC118376998 gene encoding coiled-coil domain-containing protein 134-like isoform X1, with the protein MLSVCTVVLVVAAAALASADSDRHDSNLEIYKRLFETKRKDQLNALKNLVELNDINQQYKIIDIMLKGLFKVLEDSKAVLIAANMQADDPFPMDDKIKEAYSHVVENTAFFGDVALRFPRIVHHYYDRNPDWGGLLRWGLRFCNLTGVFTGGAHQHVLSLMSQELGIIEKSPAFTNPYRTERDDVLHTAEAFQKILREEEKRRRKEDKRKEIRKGPRISRSRTEL; encoded by the exons ATGCTGAGTGTGTGTACAGTCGTCCTGGTGGTTGCTGCTGCAGCCCTCGCCTCTGCAGACTCCGACAGACACGACTCCAACCTGGAGATCT ACAAGCGTCTGTTCGAGACCAAGAGGAAAGACCAGCTAAATGCTCTGAAGAACCTGGTGGAGCTCAATGACATCAACCAGCAGTATAAGATCATAGACATCATGCTGAAGGGCTTGTTTAAG GTGTTGGAGGACTCGAAGGCCGTCCTTATCGCAGCCAACATGCAGGCTGATGATCCCTTCCCCATGGATGACAAAATCAAAGAAG CCTACTCCCATGTGGTGGAGAACACGGCGTTCTTTGGGGACGTGGCGTTGCGTTTCCCACGTATCGTCCACCACTACTACGACCGTAACCCAGACTGGGGCGGCCTTCTGCGATGGGGGCTCCGCTTCTGCAACCTGACTGGGGTGTTCACCGGGGGGGCACACCAGCATGTTCTCTCACTG ATGTCGCAGGAGTTAGGAATAATAGAGAAATCCCCAGCCTTCACCAACCCATACCGCACTGAGAGAGACGAC GTGCTTCACACTGCGGAGGCTTTTCAGAAGAtcctgagggaggaggagaagaggaggaggaaagaggacaaGAGGAAAGAGATTAGGAAGGGGCCCCGCATCTCCCGCTCCCGTACTGAGCTATAG
- the LOC118376998 gene encoding coiled-coil domain-containing protein 134-like isoform X2 encodes MVVNPQWAIYIVCVCVCVCVCVCSVKVLEDSKAVLIAANMQADDPFPMDDKIKEAYSHVVENTAFFGDVALRFPRIVHHYYDRNPDWGGLLRWGLRFCNLTGVFTGGAHQHVLSLMSQELGIIEKSPAFTNPYRTERDDVLHTAEAFQKILREEEKRRRKEDKRKEIRKGPRISRSRTEL; translated from the exons ATGGTAGTGAACCCACAATGGGCAatctacattgtgtgtgtgtgtgtgtgtgtgtgtgtgtgtgtgtgttctgtgaagGTGTTGGAGGACTCGAAGGCCGTCCTTATCGCAGCCAACATGCAGGCTGATGATCCCTTCCCCATGGATGACAAAATCAAAGAAG CCTACTCCCATGTGGTGGAGAACACGGCGTTCTTTGGGGACGTGGCGTTGCGTTTCCCACGTATCGTCCACCACTACTACGACCGTAACCCAGACTGGGGCGGCCTTCTGCGATGGGGGCTCCGCTTCTGCAACCTGACTGGGGTGTTCACCGGGGGGGCACACCAGCATGTTCTCTCACTG ATGTCGCAGGAGTTAGGAATAATAGAGAAATCCCCAGCCTTCACCAACCCATACCGCACTGAGAGAGACGAC GTGCTTCACACTGCGGAGGCTTTTCAGAAGAtcctgagggaggaggagaagaggaggaggaaagaggacaaGAGGAAAGAGATTAGGAAGGGGCCCCGCATCTCCCGCTCCCGTACTGAGCTATAG